A stretch of Paenibacillus sp. URB8-2 DNA encodes these proteins:
- a CDS encoding DUF3329 domain-containing protein, producing the protein MINYKKGIILFSIVLFVFIMAINIFQPYTADEYNYSIISGTYDQKVSNLIDIAKSQWHLFFTWTGRNLVHFTLQLLLLTGKDIFNFLNALMFISLIFLIVLYTRLTRFNKKEDFLSFVFALFLVWFGLPAFGETVIWEAGAVNYLWVAVVSLVFLLPYRHLLDGKYLLRDDKKSLAIMVTLGLLAGWSQENQAIVNVFVIGSISLYLWFIVKKRMFPKWYYGGLFSLVLGSLMLFLAPGNFNRSTSVDNEFTLSEMFQNFKNGLDLVFYEQRYLFWFLGGVVVILLLMIFSRNNLFKSKNTDVYLSAAFILGGSLSIIAMFFSPEFPPRSTFAAGIAFIVSISLIINSKLLYSLNKRLYNLPLIVLVLILFNSMIFNFQQYKQLNKEHLNRIEIIREQVEKGNLDVKVPFYQDVKFNIHMFGWDITADKDHYYNNIMTRYFGLNTIKGIKGDHIETSTSLQIEFDNNLETNTYSAYYDIGKGFNNHHMVGEYIKDSELAKEIVFPIPEDTVQNLRIQLGKGEYLIRSIKVEKDNETYKLGPTQIMSYLVPSDGISEYAVIEDFVKVKVNSNDSFLEIRGFNYKFPDF; encoded by the coding sequence ATGATAAATTACAAAAAAGGAATAATCTTATTTTCTATAGTACTATTTGTGTTTATTATGGCGATAAATATTTTCCAACCTTATACAGCTGATGAATATAATTATAGCATAATTTCTGGGACTTATGACCAAAAAGTATCAAATTTAATAGATATAGCAAAATCTCAATGGCACTTATTTTTCACATGGACTGGAAGAAATTTAGTGCACTTTACTTTACAACTTTTACTATTGACAGGAAAGGATATCTTTAATTTTCTAAATGCGTTGATGTTTATTTCATTGATATTTTTAATAGTATTATATACCAGACTAACTCGTTTTAATAAAAAAGAAGATTTTTTATCCTTTGTATTTGCTTTATTTTTAGTTTGGTTTGGTTTACCTGCATTTGGAGAAACTGTTATTTGGGAAGCTGGCGCTGTTAACTATTTATGGGTAGCTGTTGTAAGTTTAGTTTTCTTACTACCTTATCGACATTTATTAGATGGCAAATACTTATTAAGAGATGACAAGAAGTCACTTGCGATTATGGTAACTCTAGGATTACTAGCAGGATGGTCTCAAGAAAATCAAGCTATTGTTAATGTATTTGTTATAGGGTCGATCTCTCTTTATCTTTGGTTTATAGTTAAAAAAAGAATGTTTCCAAAGTGGTATTATGGTGGGTTGTTTTCTTTAGTACTTGGGAGTTTAATGCTTTTTCTTGCACCTGGTAATTTTAATAGAAGTACTTCCGTGGATAATGAATTTACTCTAAGTGAAATGTTTCAAAACTTCAAAAATGGTTTGGATCTAGTGTTTTATGAGCAAAGATATCTTTTTTGGTTTTTAGGTGGGGTAGTAGTAATTCTTTTATTAATGATATTTTCGCGTAATAATCTTTTTAAATCTAAAAATACAGATGTTTACTTATCAGCTGCATTCATTTTAGGCGGGTCACTTTCAATTATTGCTATGTTCTTTTCTCCTGAATTTCCTCCTAGGTCTACATTTGCGGCTGGTATTGCATTTATAGTTTCAATTTCTTTAATAATAAATAGTAAACTTTTATATTCACTAAATAAAAGACTGTATAACTTACCACTAATTGTTTTGGTGTTAATATTATTCAATTCAATGATATTTAATTTTCAACAATATAAACAACTTAATAAAGAACATCTGAACAGAATTGAAATTATTAGGGAACAAGTTGAAAAAGGTAATTTAGATGTCAAGGTCCCATTTTATCAAGATGTCAAATTTAATATACATATGTTTGGATGGGATATCACTGCTGATAAAGATCATTACTATAATAATATTATGACAAGGTATTTTGGTTTAAACACAATTAAAGGTATTAAAGGTGATCATATAGAGACATCTACTTCATTACAGATTGAATTCGATAATAACCTTGAAACGAATACTTACAGTGCATATTATGACATAGGGAAAGGCTTTAATAATCATCATATGGTTGGAGAATATATAAAAGATAGTGAGCTTGCCAAGGAAATAGTATTCCCAATACCAGAAGATACAGTTCAGAATTTAAGAATACAACTTGGGAAAGGAGAATACTTAATCCGCTCTATTAAAGTTGAAAAAGATAATGAAACTTATAAGCTTGGGCCTACACAAATTATGAGTTATCTTGTTCCAAGTGATGGCATTAGTGAATATGCTGTGATAGAAGATTTTGTAAAGGTAAAAGTTAATAGTAATGATTCGTTTCTCGAAATAAGAGGCTTTAATTATAAGTTTCCAGATTTCTAA
- a CDS encoding glycosyltransferase, giving the protein MEAGFRQDYPIEKIIIVDNASSDHTVERIQSRYKVNNVDNGLGLPEDSAAGVTHTETPAALIEQPVFPLYLLQNQSNTGFAPAHNQAIAASDADYVLVLNPDVTLAPDYVSRLVARMEADPEVGSATGKLLFKAAQGMVDSTGLRMNKARRAFDRGAGEPTENWMESGEVFGVSGAAAMYSRLMIEEISVDGDFFDADFFAYKEDVDVAWRARLLGWKAYYDADAIGYHERGWKASGRSGKPLFIRRISYINRYKMIFKNEPFRTMLKTILLSLPYEIAAHGYMLLKEPKMLKAWRSFFAQWGSLRKKRKWVQDRAKRKKAQRCNVK; this is encoded by the coding sequence TTGGAAGCCGGGTTCCGGCAGGACTATCCGATAGAAAAAATCATTATAGTGGATAATGCCTCGAGTGACCATACGGTGGAACGGATTCAATCCCGGTACAAAGTTAACAATGTTGACAATGGTCTCGGACTACCCGAAGATTCGGCGGCGGGCGTTACTCATACGGAAACTCCAGCTGCCTTAATTGAACAACCAGTGTTCCCTCTCTACCTCCTGCAAAATCAAAGCAACACCGGCTTCGCCCCTGCCCACAACCAGGCGATTGCCGCGAGCGATGCTGATTACGTGCTGGTGCTGAACCCCGACGTTACACTGGCGCCGGATTATGTGTCCAGGCTGGTTGCCCGGATGGAAGCCGATCCTGAAGTCGGCAGTGCCACCGGAAAGCTGCTGTTCAAGGCGGCCCAAGGTATGGTGGACAGTACGGGGCTGCGGATGAATAAGGCCCGCAGGGCCTTTGACCGGGGAGCAGGTGAACCGACGGAGAACTGGATGGAGTCGGGCGAAGTATTTGGGGTATCGGGCGCGGCGGCGATGTATTCGCGGCTGATGATTGAGGAGATCAGCGTGGATGGCGATTTTTTTGACGCGGATTTTTTTGCCTATAAGGAAGATGTCGATGTGGCGTGGCGGGCGCGGCTGCTGGGCTGGAAGGCGTATTACGACGCGGATGCGATCGGGTACCATGAACGGGGCTGGAAAGCATCGGGCCGCAGCGGAAAGCCACTCTTCATCCGGCGGATCTCATACATCAACCGCTATAAGATGATTTTTAAAAATGAGCCGTTTCGGACCATGCTCAAGACGATTCTGTTGTCTCTTCCTTACGAAATCGCCGCTCATGGATATATGCTGCTGAAGGAGCCGAAGATGCTAAAGGCGTGGAGAAGTTTTTTTGCGCAGTGGGGTTCACTGAGAAAGAAAAGAAAATGGGTTCAGGACAGGGCGAAGCGTAAGAAAGCCCAGCGGTGCAATGTCAAGTAG
- a CDS encoding IS66 family transposase, giving the protein MAANYERGLYKEYERLLTENEALKAERVTLPNESRLLQKEIQLRERLEAELTEKMAENEALKKEILRLSGMLNLDGTNSGVSTARTPLSEKKVIPNSRTKSGKPIGGQPGHAKNKLHAFAEEKVTETNVHRPKACSSCGGQVEDTGKVIDKDELDYGVVVIKRRHRFPVCRCADCGHEFHLPIPASLKEENQYGSRVQALGLSLMNIGNMSVNKVRKMIYGLSEEEIHPSEGYLMKQQRKAAGELQPFINGLKKKCLTLGTVYWDDTVIDINKCRGCLRFYGNEQIALYTAHLHKNKEGLDDDGILKLLPAETIVMHDHNKVNYNKAYSFSNIECNVHLLRDLQKTTDNLPHSWSSELKTLLEKTNTDRKAAMERGESAFDDADVRTFFLTFDRIMLS; this is encoded by the coding sequence ATGGCGGCGAACTACGAACGCGGATTATATAAAGAGTACGAACGGTTGCTGACAGAAAATGAAGCACTGAAAGCAGAACGTGTGACCTTGCCAAACGAGAGTCGCTTGCTGCAGAAGGAAATCCAACTGCGGGAGCGGCTAGAGGCGGAACTCACAGAGAAGATGGCCGAGAACGAGGCGCTCAAAAAGGAAATCCTGCGCCTGAGCGGGATGCTGAACCTAGACGGTACCAATAGCGGTGTTTCTACCGCGCGGACGCCTCTCTCCGAGAAGAAGGTGATCCCCAATTCGAGAACGAAGAGCGGGAAACCGATTGGGGGACAGCCGGGGCATGCCAAAAACAAGCTCCATGCCTTTGCGGAGGAGAAAGTGACGGAAACGAACGTCCACAGGCCGAAAGCCTGTTCTTCATGCGGCGGACAGGTAGAAGACACAGGGAAGGTCATCGACAAGGACGAGCTGGATTACGGAGTCGTCGTGATCAAAAGGCGTCATCGGTTTCCCGTGTGCAGGTGCGCAGATTGCGGGCATGAATTCCATCTCCCGATTCCGGCAAGCCTCAAGGAAGAGAATCAGTACGGGAGCCGTGTTCAGGCGCTCGGTCTGTCGCTCATGAACATCGGGAATATGAGTGTGAACAAAGTGCGGAAAATGATCTACGGCCTAAGCGAAGAGGAGATCCACCCGAGTGAAGGGTATCTGATGAAGCAGCAGAGAAAGGCTGCCGGAGAACTCCAACCTTTCATTAATGGGTTGAAAAAGAAATGCCTGACGCTGGGTACGGTCTACTGGGACGACACGGTCATCGACATCAACAAGTGCAGAGGATGTCTGCGTTTTTACGGAAATGAGCAAATAGCGTTATACACGGCGCATCTGCATAAAAACAAGGAAGGGCTGGATGACGACGGGATCCTGAAGCTGCTCCCGGCAGAGACGATCGTTATGCACGACCACAATAAGGTCAACTACAATAAGGCGTACAGCTTCAGCAATATCGAGTGCAATGTCCATCTCTTGCGGGATCTTCAGAAAACGACGGACAACCTGCCGCACAGTTGGTCATCTGAATTGAAAACACTCCTTGAGAAGACCAATACGGACCGAAAGGCTGCCATGGAAAGGGGCGAGTCCGCCTTTGACGATGCCGATGTGAGGACGTTCTTCCTAACCTTCGATCGGATCATGCTGAGCTGA
- a CDS encoding glycosyltransferase, which produces MKKLLIISSDVIASKMAGPGIRYWNLAIELSKYFQITLAIPNYHTFDLHKMLEDYKIKLICSESKILKKEAREKDSIFIQGDTLWKFRFLRKYNASIIVDLYDPFVLEHLELNENNLRGNLIYTNMMNILIDQLKFGDYFICASEKQKDFWLGSLTSLKRINLKEYQKNKSFEHLIGVVPFGVPSTPPVKSKEVLKGVYPGIEKDDKVILWGGGIWEWFDPITLIKAMKIVNQKQDNIKLFFMGINHPNTDIKRMKIVDETIKLSNQLDLTNNCVFFNDWVDYEDRHNFLLEADLGINIHKNHIETRYSFRTRILDYIWAKLPVITNSGDFFANEIKDKSIGIVIEDLSAESLAEEILGYTGKLNYRANFDKLVNQYKWENNIKDIVCFLQKDFVHSYNHLDFSKFKKVIYLFGRIADLVLNKSKNIKNQQ; this is translated from the coding sequence ATGAAAAAATTATTAATCATTTCATCGGATGTTATAGCCTCAAAAATGGCTGGACCGGGAATTAGATATTGGAACTTGGCTATTGAGCTGTCCAAATATTTTCAAATAACTTTAGCAATTCCCAATTACCATACGTTTGATCTCCATAAAATGCTTGAAGATTACAAAATAAAGCTAATCTGTTCGGAGTCCAAAATTCTAAAAAAGGAAGCTCGGGAAAAAGACTCTATCTTTATTCAAGGTGATACTTTGTGGAAATTTAGGTTTCTAAGAAAGTATAATGCCTCTATTATTGTTGATCTGTATGATCCTTTTGTGCTTGAACATTTGGAGTTGAATGAAAATAATTTGCGCGGCAACTTGATCTACACCAACATGATGAATATTCTTATTGATCAACTTAAGTTTGGTGACTACTTCATATGTGCTTCTGAAAAACAAAAGGATTTTTGGCTGGGATCTTTAACTTCATTGAAAAGAATTAACTTAAAAGAATATCAGAAGAACAAATCTTTTGAGCATTTAATTGGAGTAGTTCCATTTGGCGTTCCCAGTACTCCTCCCGTTAAAAGTAAAGAAGTGCTTAAGGGAGTTTATCCTGGAATTGAAAAGGATGATAAAGTTATTTTATGGGGAGGGGGGATCTGGGAATGGTTTGATCCTATTACGCTCATCAAAGCGATGAAAATTGTTAATCAAAAGCAAGATAATATAAAACTCTTCTTTATGGGGATTAATCATCCTAATACTGATATTAAAAGAATGAAAATTGTTGATGAAACGATAAAACTAAGTAATCAATTGGATTTAACTAATAATTGTGTTTTTTTTAATGATTGGGTGGATTATGAAGATCGGCATAATTTTTTATTGGAAGCTGATCTTGGAATAAATATTCATAAAAATCACATAGAAACACGTTATTCATTTAGAACAAGAATACTGGACTATATTTGGGCGAAACTTCCGGTTATCACTAATTCAGGGGATTTTTTTGCTAATGAAATAAAAGACAAATCTATTGGAATAGTAATCGAGGATCTGAGTGCTGAGAGTTTAGCGGAAGAAATTTTGGGATATACTGGAAAGTTAAATTATAGAGCTAATTTTGATAAGCTAGTTAATCAATATAAGTGGGAAAACAACATAAAAGATATTGTTTGCTTTTTACAAAAAGATTTTGTTCATAGCTATAATCATTTGGATTTTAGTAAATTTAAAAAAGTGATTTACCTTTTTGGGAGGATCGCCGACCTAGTTCTTAATAAAAGTAAGAATATAAAAAATCAGCAATAA
- a CDS encoding transposase → MLDVHYPDAPKIKLIMDNLNTHSIASLYQAFDPETALRLAKRLEIHYTPKRGSNPVTKAKGVWIGNLRPMMLALN, encoded by the coding sequence TTGCTGGACGTTCACTATCCCGATGCCCCCAAAATCAAGCTCATCATGGATAACTTGAATACCCATTCCATCGCTTCGCTCTATCAGGCGTTTGATCCGGAAACGGCTCTTCGTTTAGCCAAGCGACTGGAGATTCATTACACCCCAAAGCGTGGGAGCAATCCCGTAACCAAAGCCAAAGGAGTGTGGATTGGCAATTTACGACCGATGATGCTCGCATTAAATTAA
- the rfbB gene encoding dTDP-glucose 4,6-dehydratase yields MKLLITGGAGFIGSNFVIYMLQQHPDYKIVNVDALTYAGNLENLKSVENYPNYTFVKADITDVQAMDALIGQGVDVVVNFAAESHVDRSILEPDVFVKTNVLGTQVLLDAAKKHKVTNFVQVSTDEVYGTLGATGLFTEETPLTPNSPYSASKAGGDLLVRAYHETFGLPVNITRCSNNYGPYQFPEKLIPLMISRALADGALPVYGDGMNIRDWLYVEDHCSAIDLVIHKGVLGEVYNIGGNNERTNVHIVKTILQELGKPESLITYVQDRPGHDRRYGIDPTKIMNELGWKPKHTFETGIKETIQWYLNNKEWWTRIPSGEYQKYAEKQYGSRLGDAL; encoded by the coding sequence ATGAAACTCCTTATCACCGGCGGAGCCGGTTTTATTGGCAGTAACTTTGTCATCTACATGCTTCAGCAGCACCCGGACTACAAGATCGTCAATGTGGATGCGCTCACGTATGCGGGAAACCTGGAAAATCTAAAATCGGTCGAAAATTATCCGAACTACACGTTTGTAAAAGCGGACATTACGGATGTTCAGGCGATGGACGCTTTGATTGGTCAGGGTGTGGATGTAGTCGTGAATTTTGCGGCGGAGTCTCATGTGGACCGGAGTATTTTGGAGCCGGATGTATTTGTGAAGACGAATGTGCTCGGGACTCAGGTGCTGCTGGATGCGGCGAAAAAGCATAAGGTCACCAATTTTGTGCAGGTTTCTACCGATGAAGTGTACGGTACGCTTGGGGCGACCGGTCTTTTTACGGAAGAGACACCACTGACGCCCAACAGCCCTTATTCCGCCAGCAAGGCGGGCGGAGATTTGCTGGTGCGCGCTTATCATGAAACGTTCGGTCTGCCGGTTAATATTACGCGCTGCTCGAACAACTATGGCCCTTACCAGTTCCCGGAAAAGCTCATTCCGCTGATGATCTCTCGCGCTTTGGCTGACGGGGCGCTGCCGGTGTACGGCGACGGCATGAACATTCGCGATTGGCTCTATGTGGAGGATCATTGCAGCGCGATCGATCTGGTCATTCATAAGGGTGTATTGGGTGAAGTGTACAACATCGGCGGCAATAATGAGCGGACGAATGTGCATATTGTCAAGACGATTTTGCAGGAGCTGGGTAAGCCGGAATCGCTGATTACGTACGTGCAGGACCGTCCGGGGCATGACCGCCGCTACGGCATTGACCCAACGAAGATAATGAACGAGCTTGGCTGGAAGCCGAAGCATACGTTTGAGACGGGGATCAAGGAAACGATCCAATGGTATTTGAACAATAAAGAATGGTGGACTCGCATCCCGTCCGGAGAATACCAGAAGTATGCCGAAAAACAGTACGGCAGCCGTTTGGGGGATGCCCTGTAA
- a CDS encoding glycosyltransferase family 2 protein, whose amino-acid sequence MKTISILIPAYNEKDVLNLLYDRLTTIINSLGYYHFEILFVNDGSTDETLDIIKSFRKLDNRISYVNLSRNFGKEIAMIAGLDYAKGDAVIILDADLQDPPELIPEMLRYWEEGYDDIFAKRRSRAGETWLKKLTSSTFYKVLKKISNIPIQEDTGDFRLLDRRCVNALKHLRESQRYTKGMFSWIGYKKKEVLFDRDPRAAGETKWSYFRLLDLAIEGITSFTIAPLRLSAVFGCFISLFAFLYMIWIIGKTLLFGESVTGYPSLMTVILFLGGIQLLSIGIIGEYLGRVFNETKNRPLYYIDEYNDERNNNDTKLVVSKLCE is encoded by the coding sequence ATGAAAACTATTTCTATTCTGATACCTGCTTATAATGAGAAAGACGTACTAAATTTATTATATGACAGGTTAACGACAATAATTAATAGCTTAGGATACTATCATTTTGAAATATTGTTTGTGAATGATGGCAGTACTGATGAAACTTTGGATATTATCAAATCCTTTAGAAAACTTGATAATAGAATTTCTTATGTAAACCTATCTAGAAACTTTGGTAAAGAGATTGCGATGATTGCCGGATTAGATTATGCAAAAGGTGATGCTGTAATTATTTTAGATGCAGATTTACAGGATCCACCTGAATTAATTCCAGAAATGTTAAGGTATTGGGAAGAAGGTTATGATGACATTTTCGCCAAAAGACGAAGCAGAGCTGGTGAAACCTGGTTGAAAAAATTGACGTCATCTACTTTTTATAAAGTATTAAAAAAAATATCTAATATACCTATACAGGAAGATACAGGTGACTTTCGATTATTAGATCGTAGATGTGTAAATGCATTAAAACATCTGCGTGAGTCCCAAAGATACACCAAAGGAATGTTTAGTTGGATTGGATATAAAAAGAAAGAGGTATTATTTGATAGGGATCCTAGGGCAGCAGGAGAAACAAAATGGAGTTACTTTAGGTTACTAGATCTAGCGATAGAAGGTATCACTTCATTTACTATTGCTCCGCTACGTCTATCAGCTGTATTTGGTTGTTTTATTTCTTTATTTGCTTTTCTATATATGATCTGGATCATAGGGAAAACGCTCCTCTTTGGGGAATCCGTTACAGGATACCCATCACTAATGACTGTAATTTTGTTTCTTGGCGGAATACAATTACTTTCAATAGGGATAATTGGTGAATATTTAGGTAGAGTTTTTAATGAAACTAAAAATCGTCCACTCTACTATATTGATGAATACAATGATGAAAGAAATAATAACGATACTAAACTAGTAGTGTCTAAATTATGTGAGTAA
- a CDS encoding acyltransferase family protein, translating into MKTRIEGLDLLRFAAAFSVLLYHYFFIGPLQGYWPQNQFLSIAHLGDFGVDVFFIISGFVISVSAEGRTFKHLVKSRFLRIIPALFVCSLITACTFSLLPGVSVRDTFTRWVTSLVLFPEVFGREPLSVYSGRYRLRSNFI; encoded by the coding sequence TTGAAGACTCGAATAGAGGGACTCGACTTACTGCGCTTTGCTGCAGCTTTTAGTGTTTTATTATATCATTATTTTTTTATTGGCCCTCTTCAAGGATATTGGCCACAAAATCAATTTCTTTCTATTGCACACTTAGGGGATTTTGGTGTTGATGTATTTTTTATCATCAGTGGATTTGTTATAAGTGTTTCAGCCGAAGGAAGGACTTTTAAACATTTAGTGAAATCACGATTTTTACGGATTATCCCTGCCTTGTTTGTATGTTCCTTAATAACAGCCTGCACCTTCAGCTTACTGCCAGGAGTTTCTGTAAGGGATACATTTACTCGCTGGGTTACCAGCCTTGTATTGTTTCCAGAGGTTTTTGGAAGAGAACCATTATCGGTGTATTCTGGACGCTACAGATTGAGGTCAAATTTTATATAA
- a CDS encoding glycosyltransferase family 2 protein — protein MMGKVQILLSTYNGEQYIEQQLDSILNQTYKNISVLIRDDGSEDNTLIIIKSYIRKYPGIFSLIEARNVGVINSFFELILNTDENAEYFCFCDQDDSWLSHKIEYAVKELSVTNPTVPALHFTSTFPTNDMYRTEKIWPRLRKKPTFYNALIENVAVGATITFNRSAKELIKYKMPNSSNIIMHDWWLYLVVSSLGVIIYNKEPSILYRQHKSNLIGADVSWVKKYKKKWYRFKSNKNKHFLYHQAYEFQKIYKDLLEDNERRELDLFLLPREKLNSKLYFLKHTKLYRQSCSENLLFKFLVILGYI, from the coding sequence ATGATGGGTAAAGTTCAAATATTATTATCAACATATAATGGTGAGCAGTATATAGAACAACAATTGGATAGTATTTTGAACCAAACGTATAAGAATATTTCTGTATTAATCAGGGATGATGGATCAGAAGATAATACATTAATTATAATCAAGTCATATATTAGGAAATACCCAGGCATATTTTCTTTAATAGAGGCAAGGAATGTTGGAGTAATTAATAGCTTTTTTGAATTAATCCTGAATACAGATGAAAATGCCGAATACTTTTGCTTCTGTGATCAAGATGATAGTTGGCTCTCACATAAAATTGAGTACGCTGTAAAGGAGCTTAGTGTAACAAATCCTACTGTTCCTGCATTGCATTTTACTTCTACTTTTCCTACAAATGATATGTACAGGACCGAAAAAATTTGGCCACGATTAAGAAAAAAACCTACTTTTTATAATGCACTTATTGAAAATGTTGCTGTTGGTGCAACTATTACATTTAATCGTTCAGCAAAAGAGTTGATTAAATATAAAATGCCTAATTCGAGTAATATTATTATGCACGATTGGTGGTTATATCTTGTTGTCTCCTCGTTAGGTGTTATCATATACAATAAAGAGCCTTCAATTTTGTACAGACAACATAAATCTAATTTAATAGGTGCAGATGTATCTTGGGTAAAAAAATACAAGAAGAAATGGTACAGATTTAAAAGTAATAAAAACAAGCACTTCTTATATCATCAAGCGTATGAATTTCAGAAGATTTATAAAGATCTACTAGAAGACAATGAAAGAAGAGAACTCGATTTATTTCTATTACCAAGAGAGAAGCTTAATAGTAAATTATATTTTTTAAAGCATACAAAGCTTTATAGACAATCATGTAGTGAAAATCTGCTTTTTAAATTTCTTGTAATCCTTGGCTATATTTAA
- the rfbD gene encoding dTDP-4-dehydrorhamnose reductase codes for MKVLVTGAAGQLGRDVVLLLESRGHEVLACDRQEMDITDLDQCGKVIGEFGPEVVIHCAAHTAVDAAETDVDAAYLINAVGTRNVALTSEKAGAKLVYISTDYVFDGQGSQPYHEYDNTDPKSIYGKSKRAGEILVQTLSSKYFIVRTSWVYGKYGNNFVKTMLKFGREKPVLQVVDDQKGSPTYTVDLANFLLELIDTEKYGVYHASNTEVCTWYEFTQAIFAEAEEILGLKLTAKLEPCTTEQFPRPAPRPRNSVMEHLSIRTNGLQDLPPWREGLKAFLAELRD; via the coding sequence ATGAAGGTTCTTGTGACGGGAGCGGCGGGACAACTCGGCCGTGATGTGGTGCTGCTGCTGGAAAGCCGGGGGCATGAGGTGCTGGCCTGCGACCGGCAGGAGATGGATATTACCGATCTCGACCAGTGCGGCAAGGTAATTGGAGAATTCGGTCCTGAAGTCGTTATTCACTGCGCCGCGCATACGGCGGTGGATGCCGCAGAGACGGATGTTGACGCTGCATACTTGATCAATGCCGTGGGCACACGCAATGTTGCGCTCACATCGGAGAAAGCCGGCGCCAAACTGGTCTATATCAGTACGGATTATGTGTTCGACGGACAAGGAAGCCAGCCGTATCATGAATACGACAACACCGATCCCAAGAGCATCTACGGCAAGTCCAAACGAGCCGGGGAAATTCTGGTGCAGACCTTGTCGTCCAAGTATTTTATTGTGCGCACCTCGTGGGTGTATGGAAAGTACGGGAATAATTTTGTCAAAACGATGCTGAAATTTGGCCGGGAAAAACCGGTACTGCAGGTCGTGGATGACCAGAAGGGCTCACCAACGTATACGGTGGATTTGGCGAATTTCCTGCTGGAATTGATCGATACTGAAAAGTACGGAGTTTACCACGCCTCCAATACTGAAGTTTGTACGTGGTATGAGTTTACCCAGGCGATTTTTGCCGAGGCGGAGGAGATTCTGGGACTCAAGTTAACCGCCAAGCTGGAGCCATGTACGACGGAACAGTTTCCGCGGCCCGCTCCGCGTCCACGAAATTCGGTGATGGAGCATTTATCGATACGGACGAATGGTCTGCAGGATTTGCCGCCTTGGCGTGAAGGTCTTAAGGCATTTTTGGCTGAACTGCGGGATTAG
- a CDS encoding glycosyltransferase family 2 protein codes for MDASIIIVNYNTCRLTVDCLQSVYDSETKYAYEIIVIDNHSSDGSADVIREGFPQVNLIQNRENTGFARANNQGMNIANGRYILLLNSDTVVQRDTLETMIALMDRRPELGASGCKVILPDGSLDKACKRGFPTPTASFYYAFGFSRLFPDNPRFNGYQLGYLDPDKEYEVDCLVGAFMLVRRETIEQIGGLDETFFMYGEDLDWCYRIKEAGWKIYYYPKAFIVHLKGGSARRRPLKIIYEFHRAMIVFHRKHYSRQYPFMVNGAVYAGVGVKFAAVLLRNALTFGQRKQVPVPSLSTAGDAGTRSESNTEVRL; via the coding sequence ATCGATGCGAGCATCATCATTGTCAATTACAATACGTGCCGCCTGACAGTCGATTGTCTGCAGTCGGTGTATGACTCGGAAACTAAATATGCCTATGAAATTATTGTGATAGACAACCATTCCTCCGACGGATCAGCAGATGTCATTCGGGAAGGATTTCCGCAGGTGAATCTTATCCAGAATCGGGAGAACACCGGATTTGCGCGGGCCAATAACCAGGGAATGAATATTGCCAATGGCAGATACATTCTGCTGCTGAATTCGGATACGGTGGTCCAGCGGGACACGCTGGAGACGATGATTGCCTTGATGGACCGGCGGCCGGAGCTCGGGGCTTCGGGGTGCAAGGTGATTTTACCGGATGGAAGTCTGGATAAGGCATGCAAACGGGGATTTCCGACCCCTACGGCTTCCTTCTATTATGCGTTCGGGTTCAGCAGGCTGTTTCCCGACAACCCGCGATTCAACGGTTACCAATTGGGATATCTTGACCCTGACAAGGAATATGAAGTGGATTGTCTGGTCGGAGCGTTCATGCTGGTAAGGCGGGAGACGATCGAGCAGATTGGCGGACTGGACGAGACCTTTTTTATGTACGGTGAGGATCTCGATTGGTGTTACCGGATCAAGGAAGCCGGCTGGAAGATTTACTATTATCCAAAAGCATTCATCGTGCACCTGAAGGGCGGCAGCGCGCGGCGCAGACCGCTTAAGATCATCTATGAGTTTCACCGCGCCATGATTGTCTTTCACCGTAAGCATTACAGCAGGCAGTATCCTTTTATGGTGAATGGGGCCGTATACGCCGGAGTAGGCGTCAAGTTTGCCGCAGTCCTTTTGCGCAATGCCCTGACGTTTGGACAGCGGAAGCAAGTGCCTGTGCCAAGCCTCTCTACCGCGGGTGACGCCGGCACGCGTTCCGAATCGAATACCGAGGTGAGATTATGA